Proteins co-encoded in one Oculatellaceae cyanobacterium genomic window:
- a CDS encoding sulfate/molybdate ABC transporter ATP-binding protein, with protein sequence MGIIVENVSKQFGSFKAVNEVNIQIESGSLVALLGPSGSGKSTLLRLIAGLEMPDTGKIWLTGEDATYQSVQERNIGFVFQHYALFKHLSVRQNIAFGLDIRKASKAKIKRRVEELLELVQLSGLGDRYPSQLSGGQRQRVALARSLAVEPQVLLLDEPFGALDAKVRKDLRAWLRRLHDEVHVTTVFVTHDQEEAMEVSDKIVVMNKGKVEQIGTPAEIYDHPASAFVMSFIGPVNVLPSTSHIFQGNGFESAHPEMYLRPHDVLIQTQQNGATVPAVVSRLIHLGWEIQAELTLDDGQVLMVHLTRERFDELKIEPQQRVFVKPKDAKSFPLYYSI encoded by the coding sequence GTGGGCATTATTGTTGAAAACGTATCTAAGCAGTTTGGTAGTTTTAAAGCTGTTAACGAAGTTAATATCCAAATTGAATCGGGTTCGTTGGTAGCTTTGCTGGGGCCTTCAGGTTCTGGAAAGTCTACCCTGTTGCGATTAATTGCAGGTTTAGAGATGCCAGATACAGGGAAAATCTGGCTGACTGGTGAAGATGCAACCTATCAGAGTGTCCAAGAACGCAATATTGGATTTGTGTTTCAGCACTATGCTTTGTTTAAGCACCTGAGTGTACGCCAGAATATTGCCTTTGGCTTGGATATTCGCAAGGCATCAAAAGCTAAAATTAAGCGGCGGGTAGAAGAACTGCTAGAGTTAGTACAGTTGAGCGGACTAGGCGATCGCTATCCTTCTCAACTATCTGGAGGTCAAAGACAACGCGTCGCACTAGCAAGATCCCTAGCAGTTGAACCTCAAGTTTTGCTACTTGATGAACCTTTTGGCGCACTAGATGCGAAAGTTCGTAAAGATTTACGTGCCTGGTTAAGAAGACTTCACGATGAAGTTCATGTAACAACGGTATTTGTTACTCACGATCAAGAAGAGGCAATGGAAGTCTCAGATAAAATTGTGGTGATGAATAAAGGCAAGGTGGAACAAATTGGTACACCAGCAGAAATATATGACCATCCAGCCTCAGCCTTTGTGATGAGCTTTATTGGGCCTGTGAACGTTTTGCCCAGTACATCCCATATTTTCCAAGGCAATGGGTTTGAGTCGGCACATCCTGAGATGTATCTGCGCCCCCATGATGTTTTAATTCAAACCCAACAAAATGGCGCAACTGTACCTGCCGTAGTTAGCCGTTTAATTCATTTAGGCTGGGAAATTCAAGCAGAATTAACCTTAGATGATGGTCAGGTGCTAATGGTGCATTTAACTCGAGAACGTTTTGATGAGTTGAAAATAGAACCACAACAGCGGGTATTTGTTAAACCAAAAGATGCTAAATCTTTTCCACTATACTATTCAATTTAG
- a CDS encoding ABC transporter substrate-binding protein has protein sequence MKRWRWLNVLTVNSLTKFIGLFSLCLLLVVSCGRQPNTSTQTNTTGGGGSDRITIGTTAKPRTMDPADAYELAALNVIYNMSDSLYTYETGTTNLKPQLATALPKVSADGLTYTIPLQKNVVFHDGTPFNAKAMEFSLKRFIENKGKPSFLLADTVESVKATKEDELTIKLKKPFAAFPSLLAFSGAVAVSPKAYQIGSGKFQPNQFIGTGPYKLVQFGSDSIQLDLFDKYWGEKPVNKGINIQVFTSPANLYNAFRTGAVDVTHLTLDPDQIKSLKQGASSGGWQAIEAQGTAVSYLGLNLRQKPLDKPEVRQAIAAMIDRALLNERVLQGQAEPLYSLVPTSFDVYKPVFKDEYGDGNVDKAKQLLQQAGFSQSNPVKLEMWYPSASTTRGLVANTLKAYADQKLEGILQFDVKTVESASFFKNVGKGIYPTFLLDWYPDFLDADNYVQPFTECPNGSASKGCEEGGSQTQGSFYYNPQVNKLIDQERKELKPEARKAIFGELQEILAKDVPYIPLWQNKDNIFAKKGISGAAINPTQTLPFWTIKRS, from the coding sequence ATGAAACGATGGCGTTGGCTAAACGTGCTTACAGTAAATTCGCTCACTAAATTCATTGGTTTATTCTCTCTGTGTTTGTTGCTAGTAGTCAGTTGTGGTAGGCAGCCAAATACCTCTACACAAACTAATACTACAGGTGGTGGTGGAAGCGATCGCATCACCATTGGCACGACAGCCAAGCCACGTACAATGGATCCTGCTGATGCTTACGAATTAGCTGCACTCAATGTGATATACAACATGAGTGATAGCCTCTATACTTATGAAACCGGAACCACTAACCTTAAACCGCAACTAGCTACAGCATTGCCTAAAGTCAGTGCCGACGGTTTAACATACACGATTCCATTGCAAAAAAATGTAGTTTTTCACGATGGAACTCCCTTCAATGCTAAAGCAATGGAGTTTTCTCTCAAACGCTTTATTGAAAACAAGGGTAAGCCGTCATTTCTCCTAGCTGACACAGTTGAATCTGTTAAAGCTACTAAAGAAGATGAATTAACCATCAAACTTAAAAAGCCGTTTGCAGCATTTCCTTCTTTACTAGCATTTTCTGGCGCGGTTGCTGTTTCACCCAAAGCTTATCAAATTGGCTCTGGAAAATTTCAACCAAACCAATTTATCGGTACAGGCCCTTACAAATTAGTACAATTTGGCAGTGACTCAATCCAGTTAGATTTATTTGATAAATACTGGGGAGAAAAACCAGTTAACAAGGGAATTAATATTCAGGTATTTACTAGCCCAGCGAATTTGTATAATGCCTTTCGTACTGGTGCAGTTGATGTCACCCACCTCACCCTTGATCCCGACCAAATTAAAAGCTTAAAACAAGGTGCATCTAGCGGCGGTTGGCAAGCTATTGAAGCTCAAGGAACAGCAGTTAGCTATTTGGGTCTGAACTTACGGCAAAAGCCTTTAGATAAGCCAGAAGTCAGACAAGCGATCGCTGCTATGATTGACAGAGCATTGCTAAATGAACGAGTACTTCAGGGTCAGGCAGAACCTCTTTATAGCTTAGTACCAACTAGCTTTGATGTTTACAAACCTGTCTTCAAAGACGAGTATGGCGACGGCAATGTTGACAAAGCCAAACAGTTATTACAACAAGCTGGTTTCTCTCAATCTAATCCAGTCAAGCTAGAAATGTGGTATCCCTCTGCTTCGACTACTAGAGGTTTAGTTGCCAACACTCTTAAAGCATACGCAGATCAAAAATTGGAGGGTATTCTGCAATTTGACGTTAAAACTGTAGAATCAGCAAGTTTCTTTAAAAATGTTGGTAAGGGTATCTATCCCACTTTCTTGCTAGATTGGTATCCAGACTTTTTAGACGCAGACAACTACGTGCAACCTTTTACAGAATGCCCGAATGGTTCAGCTTCTAAAGGTTGCGAAGAAGGTGGCAGTCAAACCCAAGGATCGTTTTACTATAATCCGCAGGTTAATAAACTGATCGATCAAGAGCGTAAAGAGTTAAAACCAGAAGCCCGCAAAGCTATCTTTGGTGAATTGCAAGAAATACTTGCTAAAGATGTTCCTTACATTCCTCTTTGGCAAAATAAAGACAATATCTTTGCCAAAAAAGGTATTTCAGGCGCAGCTATAAACCCTACCCAAACTCTACCGTTTTGGACAATTAAGAGAAGTTAA
- a CDS encoding antibiotic biosynthesis monooxygenase produces MQYVLIIHEVEDYAVWKKVFENAAQIRKEAGEISYQLLKLETDANNIVHFSRWSSLQNAKNFFESERLVEIRKQAGVKAPTFIYLDEIENGIL; encoded by the coding sequence ATGCAATACGTTCTTATCATTCACGAAGTCGAAGATTATGCAGTATGGAAAAAAGTCTTTGAGAATGCAGCGCAAATCCGAAAGGAAGCCGGAGAAATTAGTTATCAACTGCTCAAACTTGAAACCGATGCCAACAACATCGTGCATTTCTCGCGCTGGAGTTCTCTGCAAAACGCCAAAAATTTCTTCGAGTCCGAGCGATTGGTAGAAATACGCAAACAAGCTGGTGTCAAAGCGCCTACATTTATCTATTTGGACGAAATAGAAAACGGCATTCTATAA
- a CDS encoding ABC transporter permease: MSRSKALQYYIITRLLLAPLMLWTITSLVFLLLRATPGDPADAILGGRAPESAKNDLRQQLGLDLPLPIQYLNYLGDLLRLNLGSSLTSRGQSVWEIIQQYFPATVELAVYSLAIAFIVGVVIGSISASKPGTFIDAAGRLFSIITYSLPLFWVGMLVQLIFSVQLGWFPLGTRFPLTLPPPQGITGLYTIDSLLSGNIEQFFIALHHLTLPCFTLGILLSGVFERIVRVNLKQTLKADYVEAARARGIPDRKILLAHALKNALIPVITLLGLLLASLLGGAVLTEVTFSWPGLGNRLYDAISLRDYPTVQGIIVFFAGIVVVASIAIDIINAYIDPRIRY, translated from the coding sequence ATGTCTCGTTCCAAAGCACTGCAATATTACATCATCACTCGTCTGCTCTTGGCTCCTCTGATGTTATGGACAATCACCAGTTTGGTGTTTTTACTGCTCAGAGCAACCCCTGGAGACCCTGCTGATGCCATCTTAGGGGGACGCGCACCAGAAAGCGCCAAAAATGACTTACGCCAACAATTGGGGCTAGACTTGCCTTTACCAATTCAATACTTAAATTATTTAGGAGACTTACTGCGTCTAAATTTAGGTAGTTCTCTCACCAGTCGTGGGCAATCGGTATGGGAGATTATTCAGCAATACTTCCCAGCAACGGTTGAGTTAGCAGTTTATAGTTTAGCGATCGCATTTATTGTTGGTGTAGTAATCGGAAGTATTTCTGCGTCAAAACCTGGCACTTTTATAGATGCCGCCGGACGTTTGTTTAGCATTATCACCTACTCGTTACCTTTATTCTGGGTAGGAATGCTTGTGCAATTAATCTTCTCTGTGCAACTCGGCTGGTTTCCCTTGGGAACTCGTTTTCCCTTGACTTTACCTCCTCCTCAAGGAATCACTGGACTTTACACGATTGATAGCTTGCTTAGTGGTAATATTGAGCAATTTTTCATTGCTTTACATCATCTCACTCTACCCTGTTTCACTCTGGGCATTCTCTTGAGTGGCGTTTTTGAGCGAATAGTGCGGGTGAATTTGAAGCAAACGCTCAAAGCAGATTATGTAGAAGCTGCTAGAGCAAGAGGAATTCCTGACAGAAAAATTCTCCTTGCTCATGCTCTTAAAAACGCCTTGATCCCAGTAATTACCCTTTTAGGGCTACTGCTTGCTTCTTTACTAGGAGGTGCAGTTTTAACAGAAGTTACTTTCTCTTGGCCAGGGTTAGGTAATCGACTATATGATGCAATTTCTTTACGCGATTATCCTACAGTCCAAGGAATTATTGTGTTTTTTGCTGGGATTGTAGTAGTTGCAAGCATTGCGATTGATATTATCAATGCTTATATTGACCCACGTATTCGGTATTAA
- a CDS encoding response regulator: MSTVLVVDDSGMLREMVAELLKKSGMTVILAHDGLEGKEQLENKIPDLVITDLIMPRMNGYELCRWIKGNPKLQNVPVIMCSTKNEDFDRYWGMKQGADAYITKPFHPAEMLETVKQLLRN; the protein is encoded by the coding sequence ATGAGTACAGTTTTGGTTGTAGATGATAGCGGTATGCTCCGCGAAATGGTAGCGGAACTCCTTAAAAAGAGCGGGATGACTGTAATTCTCGCTCATGATGGGCTAGAAGGAAAAGAACAACTTGAAAATAAGATTCCCGATTTAGTAATTACAGACCTGATCATGCCTCGGATGAATGGCTATGAACTTTGCCGTTGGATTAAAGGCAACCCTAAATTACAAAATGTCCCTGTAATCATGTGTTCTACTAAAAACGAAGATTTTGATCGTTACTGGGGAATGAAGCAAGGGGCAGATGCTTACATTACTAAACCTTTTCATCCAGCAGAAATGCTGGAAACCGTAAAACAACTATTACGCAATTAG